Proteins encoded in a region of the Populus nigra chromosome 3, ddPopNigr1.1, whole genome shotgun sequence genome:
- the LOC133690224 gene encoding VAMP-like protein YKT61, protein MKITALLVLKCNPEGSDPVILANAMDVSHFGYFQRSSVKEFIFFVGRTVAKRTPPGQRQSVQHEEYKVHTYNRNGLCALGFMDDHYPVRSAFSLLNQVIDEYQKNFGESWRAAQADSTQPWPYLNEALTKFQDPAEADKLLKIQRELDETKIILHKTIDSVLARGEKLDSLVEKSSDLSAASQMFYKQAKKTNQCCTIL, encoded by the exons atgAAGATCACGGCGCTATTGGTATTGAAGTGCAACCCGGAGGGATCGGATCCGGTTATTTTAGCAAACGCGATGGATGTGAGTCATTTCGGGTATTTCCAACGTTCTAGCGTTAAGGAATTCATATTTTTCGTCGGTCGAACCGTAGCTAAGCGGACCCCACCCGGCCAACGCCAATCAGTCCAGCACGAAG AGTACAAAGTGCATACTTATAACCGAAATGGACTATGCGCGTTGGGATTTATGGATGATCATTATCCGGTTCGCAGTGCATTTTCCCTTCTCAATCAG GTGATTGATGAGTATCAAAAGAATTTTGGTGAATCTTGGAGGGCTGCACAAGCGGATAGCACTCAACCTTGGCCGTATTTGAATGAAGCTTTGACCAAGTTCCAA gaTCCTGCGGAGGCGGACAAATTGTTAAAAATCCAGAGGGAGTTGGATGAGACAAAAATTATCCTT CATAAGACCATCGATAGTGTGCTTGCACGAGGTGAGAAACTTGACAGTTTAGTTGAGAAGAGTTCTGATCTGAGTGCTGCATCACAG ATGTTCTACAAGCAGGCAAAGAAAACCAATCAATGCTGTACCATACTGTAG
- the LOC133688519 gene encoding glycerophosphodiester phosphodiesterase GDPDL6-like gives MIKYLLLVSLVIHATLANSESASKKWLTLNGQRPSVIARGGFSGLFPESSDFANQMALGTSVHDVVVLCNLQLTKDGVGICQGDIRLDNTTNIAMLFEKGSKTYKVNGQDLTGWFALDFTADQLLANVSLVQNIFSRPSAFDGMLPMSTVDDVRNSNPPAFWLNVQHDAFYTENKLSVTNYIQKATRLQGVNYISSPEIGFLKRMNGLVNKAKTKLIFVFLDKKATEPTSSQTYGSILGNLATIKKFASGIVVPKDYIWPVNTANYLAAPTSLVNDAHKLGLEVYASGFANDFTTSYNYSYDPSAEYLQFIDNSQFSVDGLITDFPPTASEAVACFAQYPDIKPTKGQALIITHNGASGVYAGSTDLAYQQGLEDGADIIDCSVQMSKDGVAFCLDSVDVTRDTTAAATFMSLSTTIPEIQQSSGIFSFDLSWSDIQTLQPQLTSPFENKGGLPRNPANKNKGKFLTLAEFLELAKVKAVTGILINIENAAYLASQKGLDIVSAVNTALSNATFDKQSTQKVLIQSDDTSVLSKFQNVPAYSRVLYLKDEISDAPKTPVGEIKKYADAVTLPRFSIVPTIDGFTTATTKVVNEMHAANISVYVTVLRNEFVTLAFDYFADPTIEIATYTSGIGVDGIITEYPATASRYLRNPCSSDSMPESSYSIIPAEAGSLLKTVPEETQPPASSPTPALDVADIVDPPLPAVTKPASPPPATSPRSSALANIANVGLSLVAIVVFSSLSLM, from the exons ATGATCAAGTATCTGCTTTTAGTTTCCTTGGTTATCCATGCAACATTGGCGAATTCGGAATCTGCTTCCAAGAAATGGCTAACACTAAATG GCCAGCGACCTTCTGTGATAGCCCGCGGAGGGTTCTCGGGGCTTTTCCCTGAATCCAGTGACTTTGCAAATCAAATGGCGCTTGGGACAAGCGTCCATGATGTGGTTGTGCTCTGCAATTTACAACTAACAAAAGATGGGGTTGGGATTTGCCAGGGAGATATCAGGCTTGACAACACAACAAATATAGCAATGTTATTTGAAAAGGGATCAAAAACCTACAAGGTAAATGGGCAGGATCTTACTGGGTGGTTCGCATTAGATTTTACAGCTGATCAGCTCCTTGCCAATGTATCTT TGGTGCAGAATATATTCTCTCGGCCGAGTGCATTCGACGGGATGCTGCCCATGTCTACTGTTGACGATGTCAGAAATTCCAATCCCCCAGCATTTTGGTTGAATGTTCAG CACGATGCGTTCTATACGGAAAACAAACTGAGTGTCACAAATTACATTCAAAAGGCAACGAGACTGCAGGGTGTAAATTACATTTCTTCTCCTGAGATTGGTTTCTTAAAGAGAATGAATGGATTAGTGAACAAGGCTAAGACCAAGCTCATCTTTGTGTTCCTGGACAAAAAGGCAACTGAACCCACAAGCAGTCAAACTTATGGTTCAATATTGGGAAATCTTGCCACGATCAAGAAATTCGCTTCCGGGATTGTTGTCCCAAAAGATTACATATGGCCTGTTAATACGGCTAATTATCTCGCTGCTCCCACTAGTCTAGTAAATGATGCTCATAAACTGGGTCTTGAAGTATATGCTTCTGGCTTCGCGAACGACTTCACTACAAGTTATAATTATAGTTATGATCCATCAGCCGAGTATCTGCAATTCATTGATAATTCTCAGTTTTCTGTTGATGGGTTGATTACAGATTTTCCTCCTACAGCATCAGAAGCTGTTG CATGTTTTGCTCAGTACCCTGATATCAAACCTACAAAAG GACAAGCTTTGATCATAACTCACAATGGAGCAAGTGGAGTTTATGCTGGGAGCACCGATCTTGCTTATCAGCAAGGATTAGAAGATGGAGCTGACATAATAGATTGCTCTGTTCAAATGTCGAAGGATGGAGTGGCTTTCTGCTTGGATTCGGTGGATGTTACCAGAGATACAACTGCTGCAGCTACCTTTATGTCTCTTTCTACCACTATCCCTGAAATTCAACAGTCTTCTGGAATTTTTTCGTTTGACCTTTCATGGAGCGATATTCAAACCTTGCAAC CTCAATTGACAAGTCCTTTTGAGAATAAGGGTGGCTTGCCAAGAAACCCTGCAAACAAGAACAAGGGTAAATTTTTAACTCTTGCTGAATTTCTAGAATTGGCTAAAGTAAAGGCAGTTACCGGGATTTTAATCAACATAGAG AATGCCGCTTACCTAGCATCACAGAAGGGTCTTGACATAGTATCTGCTGTTAACACTGCCTTGAGCAATGCCACATTTGACAAGCAATCCACTCAAAAAGTCCTGATCCAATCAGACGACACTTCAGTGTTGTCCAAGTTTCAGAATGTCCCAGCATACAGTAGAGTACTATATCTTAAAGATGAAATCAGTGATGCACCCAAGACACCAGTgggtgagataaaaaaatatgcagatGCGGTTACTCTGCCAAGATTCTCCATTGTGCCCACCATTGATGGCTTCACTACAGCAACAACCAAAGTCGTAAATGAAATGCATGCTGCGAATATCTCAGTATATGTCACAGTTCTAAGGAATGAATTTGTTACCCTTGCATTTGATTACTTTGCGGATCCTACAATAGAGATTGCAACTTACACTTCTGGGATTGGCGTTGATGGAATCATAACCGAGTACCCAGCAACTGCAAGCAGATATTTAA GAAATCCATGTTCTTCTGATTCCATGCCCGAGAGCTCATACAGCATCATTCCAGCTGAAGCTGGTAGTCTGCTGAAGACAGTTCCTGAAGAAACACAGCCCCCAGCAAGTTCCCCAACACCAGCCTTGGATGTTGCAGATATTGTCGACCCACCACTCCCTGCAGTGACCAAACCTGCCTCCCCTCCTCCTGCAACTTCTCCTCGTTCAAGTGCCCTAGCAAACATTGCTAACGTGGGCCTTTCTTTAGTAGCAATCGTGGTGTTTAGTTCGCTGTCTTTGATGTAA